The following proteins come from a genomic window of Aspergillus oryzae RIB40 DNA, chromosome 4:
- a CDS encoding uncharacterized protein (predicted protein) yields the protein MSLWRTQPEAVQPIVPPDGGGTSPPGDSHLQMNRTVNPHTSVEDYSRVMLEYTHNRMASFADLDADNGSPVSRSSRSSAGSGESGDSAGDMLRRGPAPTSAGVSHHDFGERGGRKAIRDGEKKPSI from the exons ATGAGTCTGTGGAGAACG CAGCCCGAAGCCGTGCAGCCTATAGTTCCCCCCGATGGAGGAGGGACAAGCCCTCCTGGCGACAGTCATCTTCAAATGAATCGCACGGTCAACCCTCATACGTCTGTTGAGGATTATAGCCGCGTTATGCTGGAATACACACACAACCGGATGGCGTCCTTTGCCGATTTGGATGCCGACAACGGTTCCCCCGTCAGtcgcagcagcagaagcagcgcAGGTAGCGGCGAGAGCGGCGACTCGGCGGGAGACATGCTTCGTCGAGGCCCTGCACCCACCTCTGCAGGTGTCTCCCACCATGACTTTGGTGAGAGAGGTGGACGCAAAGCTATCAGAGATGGCGAGAAAAAACCATCCATCTAG
- a CDS encoding emp24/gp25L/p24 family protein (emp24/gp25L/p24 family of membrane trafficking proteins) produces the protein MRFAALVIGLLATFVSTVTATALTYKLEANEKACFYNYVDQRNAKVAFYFAVQSGGSFDVDYQVVGPGEKVVLDGTKERQGDFVFTAQSIGEYRFCFNNEMSTFAEKLVDFEIAVENEERAQLPSRQGASPEQASAIEESVYKLSAQLSTISRNQKYFRTRENRNFSTVRSTERRIFNFSVIEGLMMVSMAGLQVFVVRFFFQGARKGWLFNANGQTGYV, from the exons ATGCGTTTCGCAGCTCTGGTGATAGGCCTTCTGGCCACTTTCGTTTCGACGGTGACGGCAACCGCTCTCACTTATAAACTCGAAGCCAACGAGAAAGCTTGTTTCTACAACTATGTTGACCAGAGGAACGCGAAGGTCGCCTTCTACTTCGCT GTCCAATCTGGCGGCTCTTTCGATGTGGATTATCAGGTGGTCGGCCCTGGTGAGAAAGTGGTCTTAGATGGAACCAAAGAACGACAGGGCGACTTCGTTTTCACGGCACAGAGCATCGGGGAATATAGATTCTGCTTCAATAATGAAATGTCGACTTTCGCCGAGAAATTGGTGGATTTTGAGATTGCG GTCGAAAACGAAGAACGTGCGCAACTCCCTTCCCGACAGGGTGCCAGTCCCGAGCAGGCCTCCGCGATCGAGGAGTCCGTTTACAAGCTTTCCGCCCAGCTTTCGACCATTTCTCGAAACCAGAAATACTTCCGGACCCGAGAGAACCGTAACTTCAGCACTGTTCGTAGCACAGAACGTCGGATCTTTAACTTTAGCGTCATTGAGGGCTTGATGATGGTATCGATGGCTGGATTGCAGGTCTTTGTTGTccggttcttcttccagggtgCTAGGAAGG GTTGGTTATTCAATGCTAACGGGCAAACAGGTTACGTGTGA